A region of the Mytilus edulis chromosome 11, xbMytEdul2.2, whole genome shotgun sequence genome:
tgtacatttctccgagctcttatgcattaattctttttgttatgcatcatAATACAAATAACGGTTCTGTAGTCATTTTTCAATTACAATTTTTGACACAACAAAATCGGCATAGCGTTTGCGAAAAGGTTCCGATACATATGTAGATGTACGTGGGAAATATATtataacagccattattatgtttatttctggGTCTGCGCTAAGTAAAGATATATCGAGAACTTTATCACGGTGGGATTACATAGCGAAAGAAGGACGTCATagtaccaattttttttatgaaatacatCGTGTGGCGTTGAATCTGGTCTTAACATTACAACCAAATTTGGTAAAGCCTGAACATTCAGCTGTTAGAAAACCATGGATTTGCGCACGCATCCCACGTATGAATATTATTTAATGCAATGCGGATAAGTGTCTGATCttgtttatttacaatataagCTTTCAATGTTACCCTTGTTATCCTCCCtcaatttttgagaaaaaaaaacaacagtagctaggttttaatttgatatctatatacatttgtaaaacaaataattgccAGAGATACATAGGCTTAACACAAGTTTATGGATTATCGAAAAACTAATGTAACCAGAAAATAATTACATGATACAGATTAATCTTTACATGCAGTACATGTAGTGCACGTTATTCTGAAAACAAGTTACGACTACAGACATAGTTTCCAAAATTATAGAAGTAAATAATAAGGTAAGCTGTTAAAGCTTGTTTAGCTCAATGATTATCTATCACGTATTGCATACATGATACCCTATGTACCCTAACAACAAAAGAATGATTTGCCGTCACAGGGATAGTAGTAATGAACTTTAAACATTTATCGATAGAGGACAATATTTTGAGAATTAAACTTGTCAAattttaaagggacactagctacgagatatgaaaaaaattaaaataggatttcgtttggttcaatcattaattaaagtgaaataatgaaataataattcgttTTTAGAAGATGAATTATTCACTTCGAGTGAATTATTTGACCTCTTTTACGCCGTATTCATGTGACCCTTAATTCAACCTATTAGCAAGAGATTGGTTACTCATGCACAAGTCGTGCTCATCCATTAAAAGGAatataatgtcaacattgaaagtgaaacaaaggtaaaccaCTTCGTTGattgattcgatccacaaaaaacattcttattaattaacttatttttttcacctataaaatgaaatcaaacagacctataaaaatccaattgcacgagggTTGTTATCTATTTAAACCTATGTTTATATCGGGTAATGTGACCGTCGGTAGTATTCGGAGAACATctcgataattaattagatggcgtaagcactaaaatacacacgaaattctGATATATTTTATCGAGTACATgctttgttaactgtttatttcaggCTTATTGTAATTtagatatacgttttagtatgttataaatcaaatatgagaatttgagtcaaatcggtgaacatgaatttgacagctagtgcccctttaaacttGACATTTAAAAGTTCCTCTGGGAAAATGAGTAGTAGAGTCAACGTGACAGAAAATGAGAAACAAAATCTGTGATACCGCAATAAAAATCCAGACATTAGCAGGAACAAGTTCAAACATGGACGCTTAAACCATTTCTCTTGTCCTACTTTTTGGTTCTCGACCGACCTTCATCATCAAAAAGGGACAATccattaaaataaagaaatatagcTAGCTGTGATGCATAATCCGAAGCGTATTGTAAAAACAACGATATTACTTTAACAATTATTACCAGATGGTGATTCGGTttcaaacaacatgaacaaaagaAAACATGATAGCCCTAAAGCACGGTATGCTATAAATTTCAGCACGAAAAATTCTCCGAGAAACAAATAAGCTGTCATATGTCATACATACGTATATAAATGTTGTcgttttttagaaaaaaaagaattgtgatgctgaaatatctttaattgtttttcatctGTTCATATTCACCATAATATGTTCATATTTCAATGGTTTGATCGACTTCATTTTTAGTTTACCTCACTTTAAATTTTAACTTGGGCTTTTGCAGCGTGTACAAAGGTTTAGACTGCCACTTGTGTGCACAACCTTATCATTTGAATTAAACATGTAGCATCCCAACTGCTatctattatttcattttatgcaTATTATGCCTGATTACTTATTTTGGGGTAAAAAGCTGAACCTTATCAAGTATAAGTAGTTTCCAATTTGCTTGTATTATTAAGTTGATTCCCATAACCTATTTCTATCACCTTGGTTACGTCTCCTACTTTCGATTGAATAAGATCACATTTAACAGTAAAATTAAGACCACACTTATAACTTTGAGCGGATGCGTTATGCATTGCAGAATTACACATCACCAATATGATGATGTTTAAACATCCCTTCGATACGTGTTGCTGCTCTTGATATTAACATGCACACAATTTAGCTTTAaaaagttatgtctctatgattTTACTTTAAATTGATTGTCATCTTGGTCGTAGAAGTCAAGCTGATATTGTTTTGCTGTCTTTAACACTACCAAACACCAAAAATATACTAGGGGAAAAGTACAATAAGAAAATTACCGAACTTCAAGAAacattctaaacggaaagtcctatATCAAATGGAAAACTttaaagctcaaacacagcaTACGATTGGAAAACaattgttatattcctgacttggtacaggtatttccttatgtagaaaatatcgAATTGAACCTGTTTTCATTCCTCGCTTAACCTGTCCTTTgtttaaaattccattatattgtcaacaatgtgtgaacataaaaaacaagacataaaaggtaaaagtgTAAAACAAAATTGGGCACAGCAGtcaataatatgaggcaggcattacctgtaaatggggacgaagtctgtatgaattattattttgtaaCTCAATTATTTGTCCAAAAAAAAGACACGGAAATacagtaacgtttccgattttggttctgttgttagggattttagttttgacgttatttaaattatgacgtcatatgcaatgtaaacaagaaaacgctatcattaggtaacgttttttcatatcaaggaattattaaaaataaaataagtattgcgcgttccttcctattttatactagactgataaatatatattttactcaaagtttcatacaaacgagaccggaaaaaggaagtatattgtacatttctgcgcaggtccgggatttcaaaacatgacataaaaaaaattgaacgattttgagttcattagtacaatgaaaaattcgggaaattttcccgaatttttttttttattgaattttctactgttattggggacttcgtccccatattatggTATTATTgcgtaacaattttcatattggCTTAGTTATAGGTCCGAGGGTACCATATTGGCCTGAGGCGAAGCCGAAGGCCAATATGGCTGCCCGAGGACCTATAACTAAGccaatatgaaaattgttacgcAATGATACCTTTATTAATTAACCAGTCCAATATGAACTCTAGCCGGGCCAATATGAAGATTGAAAATAGTGTGAAAATCTGACATTCAGGACTTCAATAGTAGtgatttgaatatgtatcaatgaaaattgaggattttaatcaaaacaataaaatagtaacaattttattaaataatcaacagtaaataaacacaacaagtaaaaaacatgtttttatctaGTTTTCAGATTAAAGCTCTTGGCTGCAGTTTATAGTATTCTTTCTTTCCCCTGAGTATATGTTAATATTGAAAACACCACCTGTTATAGTTGCACCTGCAAACATGGCCATTGGGTTGTCATGTTTGTTAGCAGTTTGATTATTTGTATTTGATACATTTGCATTTAAATTATTATGAACTAATGTATTTGAGTTTGAAAGTTCACAAGGTTCCTCTGAATCTGATGTCGTCTGTAAATCTGAGTTCGGCAACATGACCTTAGATATTGTGTGAGAAGCTTGTTGCTGTTGTTCAATAGACGGTACTGAATAATGAGTTAAGGTACTAATGCCTTTCCAGCCTCCTAATTGAGCAACTTCATTGGCAGGTCTACCATTTTGAAGTAGTGTGGTAGCAAAAGTTTTACGTCCCGAATGATTAACCTTTCTTCCTTGAAGATCTCCTTTTTCTGccatattttttaccattttaccTAATTTATCTTTGCCTATGGTTTGGCGAGTGTACCATATTTCCTCATGTTTATTATCTAAAGGCCTCAAATAAAATCTATGTTCATCAGTTAATGTGTCTTGAGGTCTATGCCGTTTGTATTCCTTGTAAACATGAATAGGGCAATTACTTCCTCCTTCCCCGAAAATCTTTGGCGTAATATCCCGGAAATCCCTGCTTTTTGCTCCACTACGGGTTTTGGTGCTTCTTTCTGAAAAAAGTATGCTTATGTCAATATTTAAAGAAGAATTATCCTTCCTGTCTGTACAAAACTTTcacttttatataacaaaaaacatgtaTTGCATAGTAAATaagatttgttttgataaatataaaacaatggttAATATCCTTAAAAGCACAAATTACCAACTTTTGTCAGGactgttgtacatgtacatccaTTATCCACAGAAGTATATATTCTGTGATTtctaaaagatttaaaatatcaaCTATTTAAATGATGGAAATCATAACATAATCTCACCATTAAATTCCAAATACTCCTTTCCATCAGATGTAGCTTTTAACTTGACATCTCCCCATGTCATGTTAACATGGTCTTGTCGACCTCGTAGACCAAAGTATGTTGCATTATTTAAAAACACAGCATTCAGTAATGCATCAGggttttctggaaaaagaaaaaaaaaaagaacttaactaaaatacatgtatcttaatGTAAATATCCAACTTAAAATAGTATTTAAAGGACAAATACTGTATCAAAATGCAAAAGACCTCTGGAGACACTCTCATTGTTCAAGACCTTAtgtgtattttaaacattttttattagaaCAACCATTTAATAATCAGGGATGGATAGAGGGCGACAAGGagataaaataatttgtttgccACAAGGttagaaaaatgtttaattaaaagttACTGACTGACACGCTggaatacaacattttttttaaacttacgtGTTCCAATAACGCCTTTCTCCCTCAAGATTTGGATTTCCCCAGTCGTCAAAGGTTCAGCTCTGTTTGGCTTACTGCCCTTGCCCAATGACTTTAATGCCTTTCGCTTCGCTTCTAATACCCGTCTTGTGTGGTTGAACTCAGGATCCTTTTTAATACTGAAACATTAAAGAAAAGATATGCATAATATCTGACATGTAAtttttgtatgtacatgtttTATACTTATAGCAAAGAGAAACCAAGGAATATTCATTGTACACAAGCTTAAGATCATCAAAACCACATTGACCCAGatgatatatatagtttttaccaaaaaaaatgacacaaggctaaaattaaaatattggcaCTGAATATTCGAGTCATAATGCTTGACAGAATAATGCAAAGGCTATCATGCTATATCAAGACAAGGGAGTTACATGTCTCACAGATATCAAATAATCTACATGAAAATAATCGTACCTTATACTACTTTTTGAGTCCTTCAAATGTCAATCCAAGCTGTTGAACATAGAGGATAAAGAGTCAGGCTCATATTCGTCACCATTTTTCTTCAGGACTCCAAGAAAAAATCTTGATAACAGACTGTCCAAGTCTTTGGCAGGTATTTCCACTGAATCACGCATTTCTCCAACAGATATGAAAAAATCCAGCATCACTTGCAAGTCActcttttttttagtttttttgttctTGTTAACACTTAAAGCTAGAAAAGAGTCAGTGTCTTCATCAGTGACAGAGCGAAACCTCTTGCTACTCGAGCTATTTTCTTTGTCTGATTCGTCAATCTCATGATTCTGTGCATTTTCAATGTCCTGCAGAATTTCATTTGGGAAGTTGAAATTCGCTGAATCAACTTATTCCAGAATCAAATTTCCTTCCCCATTGACATCCGCGAGATTTCTCTTGATGTACTCTGCCTCCCTATTAGATAAATCGTCGTAGTGAAAATAGTCTTCAACTAACGCATCCATCGCatcatctatattttttatagagCTATTGCTCCATCGTTTTGTTGTCATTTTCTCCTGTCAGACGACACTAGCCGTAGTTCTCTAGAGTTATCGGGATTTCAACCGATTAGTCTAGAGCTAATCGAATATGCTAATATTGGGCTTGCTAAACCCGGGCCAATACGGAAAAATCCGTATTGGCCTTATAGGACAAAATTATCGATTTGGCAGTTTTACTCGTATTTAGTCAAATAAGCTCCagttaattttaataaatagtagtactttgttaatttattatcattgtcattttgattagtttcttttgtttcctacTTGGATTTATTTTAAAGTGCGTTTCACTGTGTGTATTGCTGtgggtttgttttttctacatttactAGATGAAAAGGGGAAGGGTTGTGATCGCACGAAATGTGTTTACCCCGCCGcgtttgtgcgcctgtcccaattcaggaacCTTTGGTCTTataagttttgtatgattttaattttagttcattgttatatttcgCAGTTAAGTAAGTAAGACGTATATTATCACTGAACCATCACTGCACCATCACTGAACCAGGGTCGTGTTCAGGGTACCCCTCTTTTCtcgttttgatattttaatcaaaaatctaaaaaatcaaactttcaaaaagtgaaataatcaaaattgcacattaggtttagtattttgaaagtttgatcaaatttctaaactatcaaatttataaacgatatttcgaattttaatattttaattatttggttaaaatttcaaaatttcaaaacttttacacgatttggaattttgatattttgaaactttgatcaaaattccaaaaatttaaaattttaaactttttaaaacttttaattaataagtgttacacggaccctgGATTTATAGATGTTGAAATAATTAATAAGTCAATTCTGTATATATCTAAAGTATGCAATATCATAGTTTATAAGGACCAAATTTGAAGGTATTAGTGTTAAAGATGAATACATCatatcaaattcatttatttatatcaGCTGAAACATGCTAAAagatcaaaaattaaatatatttcactttttatcaagcatcaaacaaataacttcaaaaaatagtataaaaacaccatgaatatttaaattgaccagtatttgccagtattgacCATTTAAAGAGTACTGTCAGGGGCGGTAAATACCGTTCAACCTTGAAGTTCAATAACTAATACTAGTACTGAAGATAGAAGCTGATTTTCTCTTTTCTAAGGCCTGAATACGTCATGACGtcaatgttgtttattttattaaataatttttaatattaaaaagacGAATGATTTGTGtcgaaaaatttattttattttagtgtagagaaaaaaaaccaataacacAGAGGCAAAACATACAGAAAGACATTCGCACTCTTAAGTTGAAAACATACTAACAACGCCGTAGCtataaaaaagaccaaaagacaaataataatactcaaaaacacaacatagaaaactgggGGTCCACGCCCGTCATGTTACTGATGTCAGTACAAACCCgttaataagtctaattcggtaggtcacgttcGGGAAAACAATTCGTGACTAGGCCACCTGACTGCATCATTCAAATGGTGTAATGTGTGTTAAATGAATAAGGAAGTTGTGTTTACTTCTTTGTTAGATAGACCTTTAAGTAGATTTACTTTTGTTATCTAACTATTTAAAAAGTACTGATATCTATTACAAATCATTCACGGTGCGATAAAGAAGGACGATTTAAACACCTATAAGACTTGTTCATAAGTTTATGTCAAATTTTCAAATGTGTGCATATTATAAGCTTTAGCAAGTTTGTATGATGAAGTCCAGCTTTTCTATTTGGTTTAATATGAATTGAATTAGAAAACTTGATAAAATAGTTATTAGAAAAgttatcttcttatatttaagaATGAGGTCCTAAAATGGGGCATATATACCTGTAACACATGATATCTGTCACTAGTGGCAGATCTATAACTTTCAAAGTTACGGAAGagtagattaaaaaaaacataaggtAAAAAATCAGGCTAAACAAATGATCTCGATTCACATTTTTGGTCATAAGATCCCTCATACGCCCATTTTCACAAAAATCTACAAATTATTGTTTTCCTCTCATAAAGGTCATCTAGTGTAACAAAAAATGTAGATCTTACGATAATTATATTGCTGTCTGttttatgaaaagtaaaataacaaaaataccgaactccaaagaaaattcaaatcgaAGCCtgaaagtcccttaacaaatgaCAATATCAAACATTTCAAATGAAGAGAAACACAACTGTcatatcaaatataatatatatctttatatatatttcacaaaaataactaaaattacCTTTAAAAATAGTCCTCTTGGCTGAAAGGAATGTCCACTTTCGTTTCCTTTATAAACATTACCTTTTGTCGACAAGTCATTTCTACATACGGGTATCTAGTATGTAATACAATACCCTtcaatgaacaaattaaagatcACAACTTTAAAATAGTTTAGTACAGAAACGTATTACAGTGTATCGTCATGCAAActttttttccgacgtagtcggtatagtttcggtttgtgccctttgaacttaaggacgcctaactatggcaacagaatacgcatgctcgaaaatccctTCTGTGATTGGaaaaaatgctgtcatggtgggtgatttggttgtgtttgaaaaaacgtctcgttaattatatcgtgatggaaaacaagtgaaaaactataaatatttgaactagatcttacaaagatttatatttttattaaaatagttgtttctttgcatccatgacagctgtttattcgagacaattatataatttttaatgcaaactttgttatacgaacgtacatgacttttagaacgcacctacgcatgtgagatttccgcggggttttggtgaatgtaaacagaaagataccaggaccgagaatactgaaaacaaacagagaaaacgttatttaaatggtaaatcacTTATTCAAATATCATCGgaatattcacaaaacaatttgtaacgttcttttgttggtaattcattgatttttagatagtttgATCATTGTTGTTCACAAGATGAAGGTAGAAAACGGGCGTTGCCACCAAGGACAAATTATGTCAAACTATGCAGGTGTTCAGTGCACTTATGCCCTTTATGCACTCAGATTGAGATTTAATTAAAGAGGtcctgcatcattaagtcattgtgcttctgaaggttatcgaaatgatagttttaaacatatactcaactttaaatacgtcggatagcTTTTTTGAAAGATGGTTCTTGTTATGTTTCCTTCTATGTTAGCGAGAGTGTTTAGTGTTAAGCAAATAATCATGGCATAATATTGAGATAACAAAGAACTTGgttaactgaaaaaaaacacaaaaaaacctaACTGTGAGTCAGGATCTGTATGAGGGTCCTTCATTTCTTTATCAAAAAGATGTTTAggtcattttctctattctttttatgttttgccaattattctctgatttttatagtttagcaacccattattcatgttattctcAGTTCTTTATATATTAAGCAACCCATTATtcataattctttatttttttccatattgttctcttttcttttttcttttgccATTTGTTCTGCAAACATTTTACCCATTAATTTAAATTCTGTAAACCCCACCCATACCCTCTTCAATGTAGCAGAATTCGTATATTTTCCCATGCACACGGTCGTATAAATCTTGTGAAGTTTGATAAGAATAAAAGCAAGCACTCGTATGAGCCTTGTGTAAGACTGATTAGATCCAAAGCAAGCGcgtgtttgtattggatacctaagcttcataaaattccgtacaaacaccGGTATATTGCTGGttcatcttcatgttccactaaagaattgtccttTAGATTTACTAAATTtttgtccgcagtgaaagagggtcttcagaaatactgtgaaactatTTACTCGCGTAGttgtattaaccatatgtggattcttaaaaattctaaagaacttctagattATTTAAAATCTACCTggactttttctgaaattagctctatcaaaacttttgattctttcaccctgtataccaccattccccatgtgaaattgaaaaatcgcctgcaagaaataatccacaatgactttcaacataaaaatggtagcatacgctataaatttattactttgggatattataaggcatattttgttaatagtgaaaaacaaaaacgtaaaacatgctacacagaagaacaggTGATCAGTATGTTGGTGTTTCTTAGCGACAactatttgttgagtttggaggtagactttttcaataaattgtcggcattcctttgggaacaaactgtgcgcctctcctggTAGACcccttattttcatatgaatcagagttccttcagacacttgtcaaaaacaagaagatcaaagaagccagattatttattttcactttcagatatattgatgatattctttccataaacaattcgAACTTTTCTGATTAGGTTCCATTAAAATATCCCCTAGAACTTGAAAttaagaaacaacagacacggcttcctccgcaaCATTTtgagacttatatctcgaatttgacttacagtcatctcagtaccagaatctatgacaaaagagacgattttaattttgaaattataaatttcccccaccttagtagcaatataccaactttacC
Encoded here:
- the LOC139495932 gene encoding uncharacterized protein, with product MTWGDVKLKATSDGKEYLEFNERSTKTRSGAKSRDFRDITPKIFGEGGSNCPIHVYKEYKRHRPQDTLTDEHRFYLRPLDNKHEEIWYTRQTIGKDKLGKMVKNMAEKGDLQGRKVNHSGRKTFATTLLQNGRPANEVAQLGGWKGISTLTHYSVPSIEQQQQASHTISKVMLPNSDLQTTSDSEEPCELSNSNTLVHNNLNANVSNTNNQTANKHDNPMAMFAGATITGGVFNINIYSGERKNTINCSQEL